In Mycolicibacterium aubagnense, the DNA window GCCGCGCGCTGGTGCTGCGCGGGTTGCTGGGCCGTAGCCGCGACTGTGCCGTGAGGGTCGCACGACTCGCGCTGCAAGGCCAGCGCCGCGAGGTTGCTCTCGACCTACCCTCGGAAAGCGAGCGACTGCGCGCAGAGATTAGAGCCGAACTGGCGCAGATCTCCGAATTGGACGACGAGGCACAACGCGAACGACTCGGGGATGGCGGCTGGGTGATGCCATTTCTGCCGCGGCCGGCCGGTCGTGCAGCCGGACCCGTCGAGCAGGTCATCATCGGCGAAGAAATCAAGCGTGCCGGGATTGTCCCTCCGGAACTGGGATTGGCGGCTTGGTTGATCCCCGCCGTCGCGCTGAGTGGCACCGCGGAACAGTACGAACGACTGGTTGCGCCCACTCTCCGCGGCGACATCTTTTGGTGCCAGCTGTTCTCCGAGCCTGGCGCCGGATCCGATTTGGCCAGCCTGCGCACAGAGGCGGTCAAGGTGGACGGCGGCTGGCGTGTCAACGGGCAGAAGATCTGGACTTCGCTGGGATTTCTCGCCGAGTGGGGTGCACTGTTGGCCCGCACCGATCCGCAGGCCCCTAAACACGCCGGCATCACCTACTTCGTCGTCGAGATGGACTCGCCCGGCATCACAATCCGCCAGCTCAAGGAGATGAACGGCGGGTCGATGTTCTGCGAGGTATTTTTCGACAACGTCTTCATCCCCGATTCCGGTGTCGTCGGTGCCGTTAACGCTGGTTGGTCCGTCGCCCGCGACACTCTGTCCTACGAGCGGGTGGCACTGGGCAAGGGTAATCCGATCTACCCAGCGGTTGATGATCTTCTCGAGTTTGTACGGGCCAGGGAGGCCGACCCGCCGCCGCTGGCTCGGGTCGGCGAACTGGTTGCCGAGAACCAAACGCTGCAATTGCTGATGGGGCGCGCGGTGCTCAAACAACTCAGTGGAGTCGATGCCGGCGTCACCTCGGCAGTCGCAAAGTTCCTGAACATGCGGTTCGGACAACAGGTAGCCGACTTCTGCCATGCTGAACTCGGCGCGTCCGGGCTGGTAGATCCGGGTGCCGGTCCGGCCGGCATCTGGATCGACCACACGTTGACGACGCGCGCGATGACGATCTACGGCGGCACCACCGAGGTGCAACTCAACGTCATCGGCGAACGGATGCTCGGCCTACCGCGTGACGCGGCTGTCTAGTCCGAGCGCGAATTGGCAGCGGCGGGCGGCAGGCCGTCTGCCGCACTCAACTGGGAAGCCACTGGTGTCTGTGTGCGGGTTGACCAGGTGCGGTGCTGGATGCGCTTACCCAGCGCCCGCGCAAAGCCAGGGTGATGGATGTCCGAAATTGTCAATGAGTTGTCCAGTTCGATCATTATCTCCAGGAGACCTGGCCCCTACTGTTTGACCGAATCGGTGCGGCTGCGCCGTGACCAAAATGTGCGAGCCGGAAATTGATATACCTTGCACAGCAACGGAATAGGCCTGATGCAGCGAATGATCTGCGACGACGCGGCGACCGCATCAGTGGGCACGCAGATTCGGCCTGAACCTGAGGAGCTGATCCTGTGACACTGCACGACGACTTGCTGGCGACCCTGCCCGTCGGCGAGGACTCGGTCTCGATCTGTGAGCCGTTTACTGGTGACGAGTTGGCCAGGATTCCGCAGATGTCGAAGCATGAGATCGACCAGGCCTTTAGCCGTGCACGACAGGCACAGCCCGAGTGGGCCGCGCGGTCGGTAGCGGATCGTGCCCGCACGATCGGTCGACTGCTCGATCTCCTGTATCGAAGTCGCGAGCAGTTCTATGACGTTCTCCAGCGGGAAGGGGGCAAGGCTCGCATCGACGCGGTCTACGATCTGGCTGAAGCGCTACTGGCGTGTCGTCACCACGTCAACACCGCCACCAAGTTGCTTGCGCCACAACAACATTCTGGTCCGGTACCGTGCCTCTCTCAGGCGCGGCTGGTATATCAGCCGCACGGTGTCGTCGTCGTGATCGTGCCGTGGAATTTCCCCGTCGCTTTGGGTGCCGACGACGCGTTGCCCGCGCTCATTGCCGGCAACGCGGTAATCCTGAAGGCCGATAACCAGACGGCATTGTCTCTGCTGTTGATGCGCCGATTCGCACTCCAAGTGGGCATCCCGGCCGAAGTATTTCAGGTCGTGCTGGGGAACCGGGAATCGATCGGAGCCGCGCTCATCGACAATGCCGACTACATCGCGTTCACCGGATCAACCTCGGCGGGGCGTGAGATCGGCCGTCGTGCTGGTGAACGGCTGATCGGATGCTCGCTGGAACTGGGCGGCAAGAACCCGATGGTGATACTGCCCGACGCCGACCTCGTGCGTGCCGCGGCGGCTCTGCCACGGGTCAGCTTCGCCAACGCCGGCCAGTTGTGCATGACAACTGAGCGGGTGTTTGTGCATACCTCGGTGATCGACGAGTTCACTGACCTCGCCGTGAAGCACGCACGGAAGGTGCGGCTTGGTAGCGGTTACACATTCGACTACGACATGGGATCGATCACCACTCGCGCAAACTTCGACCGGCTCTGCGGCTACATTGAGCAAGCCAAGGCA includes these proteins:
- a CDS encoding acyl-CoA dehydrogenase, which codes for MATNNGLGIAISDEHLALADAVHRLVTREVPREVLRTAVDEPGAMPAFWSALAEQGLLGLHLDEAYGGQGAGLVGAAVALEAIGRSAAPGPYVSSVMASAVIAASSGEVKGKFLPGLADGTVVGGVGLEPGLCGIDDGSGSLIVHGSTAPVLGALLADVVVLGVYVAGARRWVVVDRAELTVRPDDALDVVHPLGIVVADGVCVPADRVLAGVDDDVVGAVSAVILGAEAVGVTSWCVSTAAEYATVREQFGRPIGQFQGVKHRCAQGGIALEQARAAVWDAARALDEGDDTAGYAAAVAAMIAPDAAVRGARDAIQILGGIGYTWEHDAHLYYRRALVLRGLLGRSRDCAVRVARLALQGQRREVALDLPSESERLRAEIRAELAQISELDDEAQRERLGDGGWVMPFLPRPAGRAAGPVEQVIIGEEIKRAGIVPPELGLAAWLIPAVALSGTAEQYERLVAPTLRGDIFWCQLFSEPGAGSDLASLRTEAVKVDGGWRVNGQKIWTSLGFLAEWGALLARTDPQAPKHAGITYFVVEMDSPGITIRQLKEMNGGSMFCEVFFDNVFIPDSGVVGAVNAGWSVARDTLSYERVALGKGNPIYPAVDDLLEFVRAREADPPPLARVGELVAENQTLQLLMGRAVLKQLSGVDAGVTSAVAKFLNMRFGQQVADFCHAELGASGLVDPGAGPAGIWIDHTLTTRAMTIYGGTTEVQLNVIGERMLGLPRDAAV
- a CDS encoding succinic semialdehyde dehydrogenase, which translates into the protein MTLHDDLLATLPVGEDSVSICEPFTGDELARIPQMSKHEIDQAFSRARQAQPEWAARSVADRARTIGRLLDLLYRSREQFYDVLQREGGKARIDAVYDLAEALLACRHHVNTATKLLAPQQHSGPVPCLSQARLVYQPHGVVVVIVPWNFPVALGADDALPALIAGNAVILKADNQTALSLLLMRRFALQVGIPAEVFQVVLGNRESIGAALIDNADYIAFTGSTSAGREIGRRAGERLIGCSLELGGKNPMVILPDADLVRAAAALPRVSFANAGQLCMTTERVFVHTSVIDEFTDLAVKHARKVRLGSGYTFDYDMGSITTRANFDRLCGYIEQAKASGATVLTGGRPRPDIGPQCYEPTILVGATPSARLHTEEVFGPIAAIYPFGTVDEAIALANDTAYGLSASIWTRDIKEGMRLGQRIRAGGVNVNDGYTAAFGAHSAPAGGMKASGIGRRHGAPGLLRFTEAQTIGVQRLIAMDSRFGMPRRIHGELVSRSVRILQFLR